A window from Hypomesus transpacificus isolate Combined female chromosome 26, fHypTra1, whole genome shotgun sequence encodes these proteins:
- the LOC124487318 gene encoding regulator of G-protein signaling 21-like isoform X2, producing MVTRVEEALAWGESVDKLLQCKKGQMVFGEFLKTEYSEENILFWLACEQYKKVPSISEMRSTANRIYSEFVQVDAPRQINIDCGTREDITESVSHPTRASFDRAQRLIYRLMAKDSYPRFLKSDIYRTLLKQSERR from the exons ATGGT GACCCGTGTTGAAGAGGCACTGGCTTGGGGAGAGTCAGTCGATAAACTTCTGCAGTGTAAAA AGGGCCAGATGGTCTTTGGGGAGTTTCTGAAGACGGAATACAGTGAGGAGAACATCCTTTTCTGGCTGGCCTGTGAACAGTACAAGAAAGTCCCATCCATCTCCGAGATGAGATCCACGGCTAACAGGATCTACTCGGAGTTTGTCCAAGTCGACGCACCCAGACAG ATCAACATCGACTGCGGAACCAGAGAGGACATAACCGAGTCTGTCTCCCATCCGACCAGGGCTTCGTTCGACAGGGCGCAGCGGTTAATCTACCGGCTGATGGCGAAGGACTCCTACCCCCGTTTCCTCAAGTCGGACATCTACCGGACTCTTCTGAAGCAGTCGGAGCGGAGATGA
- the LOC124487318 gene encoding regulator of G-protein signaling 3-like isoform X1 — protein sequence MVTRVEEALAWGESVDKLLQCKKGQMVFGEFLKTEYSEENILFWLACEQYKKVPSISEMRSTANRIYSEFVQVDAPRQGFVRQGAAVNLPADGEGLLPPFPQVGHLPDSSEAVGAEMKTPTGAPAGGTLLVCGPSRLPSPIRDTQAEKQYTLMGLKCIK from the exons ATGGT GACCCGTGTTGAAGAGGCACTGGCTTGGGGAGAGTCAGTCGATAAACTTCTGCAGTGTAAAA AGGGCCAGATGGTCTTTGGGGAGTTTCTGAAGACGGAATACAGTGAGGAGAACATCCTTTTCTGGCTGGCCTGTGAACAGTACAAGAAAGTCCCATCCATCTCCGAGATGAGATCCACGGCTAACAGGATCTACTCGGAGTTTGTCCAAGTCGACGCACCCAGACAG GGCTTCGTTCGACAGGGCGCAGCGGTTAATCTACCGGCTGATGGCGAAGGACTCCTACCCCCGTTTCCTCAAGTCGGACATCTACCGGACTCTTCTGAAGCAGTCGGAGCGGAGATGAAGACCCCGACAGGAGCTCCTGCTGGAGGAACACTCCTGGTCTGTGGACCCTCACGTCTGCCATCTCCCATTAGGGATACCCAAGCGGAGAAACAGTATACTTTAATGGgattaaaatgtattaaatga